Within the Phaseolus vulgaris cultivar G19833 chromosome 9, P. vulgaris v2.0, whole genome shotgun sequence genome, the region aagctagaataggggctcaccttttgacttgaggttttgcgcaagttttgttgctcaactttaatgcaaagttgaaccaaatcattcaagtcttgataaggttagagctctactctatctcttatctcaagtgataggccactaaggaacctagctatggtggtttcctcctcttctctaatggatgctctcatcatgtagagctccattttttgcctatactcttccacacttatgttcttttgttggagtctttggagcttgtccatcaactccctatggtagtaggaaggtatatgtcaacgtcttagggctcccctaaggtcattccaatatgtaatggaaggttccctatgaagacgtctatctctttcgagagaggtccaccaatacatggcgttcccttggaaactaagggtggctaagggtacctttcgttcctcacttaccctatggcaagcaaagagttgctctaccttcatctcccaatctagatatacttctacattttcttttccatgaaaatgaggtaggtctactctagtttcccttggcacctcttgttccctttgcctagttcttctagggggtggttggtaataatcattgattctacggcttccctcccctagagactcaatactttgagaatgggatgcatgagttttttttgatttttgtgatttttgtgatttctcttcttgagctttagccaacttattgattttgttctcattctccaattgtctaaaagatatcaattgtaccgcttgggatacttcttttaaaagagttttcaaagattttacttcactttctatagactttggagagtgagaagaagaagacatggctaaaactttgtgtatataggtgttttactttgagaaagtttaggaaagttaaagaaggtagttttccaggtaagggaggtgagtcacaaaggactacttaagtaccaagccttttccttgccaaaaactatcccccaatatcttcacacaagactttctcttagtgaaacacttagaacacaaataagttgagaaataaatgcaagaaaacaatgcaagctaactatgcaacaaagctagtcggtttagcacaaaatttaaacaaaattaaacatgcaaagcgtagctatgaaagcaaaagaaaagcaattacaaacaagtaacaatttctaatcaagaatgctatactattcggccctaggtgaggcttcttggacactttgagcccttgaagacacactcaccgtctaaacgtaattaacaaggtaattaacaataaaccaagttgcaaaggaaataagaaaactccctttgttgatcctcttttggttagtgcacttccttgttgtctttgcttgttgatcttccaagtgtttgtagtgttttctcaagaatgcttgtttcggctttggccttgtcttctccttagaatgatggcctttaatcctccaatttccagcacctagcaaagggctaaaccttaaccaaatcaagttcccattcacataagcaccaaagaagaattaaattccagcacccaaattagaggtcaaaaaacaaaagcaagaaacaaatttaattgaataaaacagtaccaccaaaaggatttagattgtgacaactagaaagagagtcaattaagtaaagcaaacaaataaaggtactcaattaaaggttggcacacaaaagaattcctaaagaaaagcactagattagatgaccaaataaaaaaaacagcaccactggaaaatgttgtgggccagaaaacgtgtttgttccccgatttatgctgagctgtatatttagaatttggctctgaaatttgttatgcaagatattcaggatcttatctaaaatctggctttgtattcactcaaaacggatgcaccattttgttttaataaattttgcaaatttggtgttcggttaggccagctggagcgcttcagatttgcactctgattttaaaagatttatcattttttttatgttgcttcttttgacctaattctttttttgtcctttctataacactttaaacttgcattttccagagaatcaaaattttcctatgggtggaaatatttttctgggttaaaacagccaaaacagagaaggtgaaaacaggggaatctgaaaactggaaacaaaaacagcaagataccaaagtttagacacaatggaaatttgtgaaatagaattgtgtatgatctaaacacaatatgaactcaaactaaaaattaaaaaggcaccaaaggagcaaagaacagcagattcaagcaaataaagagacccaaaatcaagaaacaattaagccaaataaaatgactactatgaattgttgacaatatggatgaacatgacttgacaaaacatgtatagattcagaaaattaaagactcaaagcataatatgaagcaaaataatgaaagcaataaagactcaaagcctaaaacaaaatagcaacacaaaggtgtatggaatcctatcacaaattgcacaagaacttgttcaagatcaaatgaacaagagtgcttcggttggatcttccacaaagcacaccaagaacaaattaaaatgtaaaaaacagcaagacaagtaaggaaagtaaatgacaatatgaaataaagaagaactaaaattgaaaagacaaggagctactcatcttgaagaaccaaagctcatgataccaaatgatggcatttcatgaagttcttcttgaatcaaagtagagtatggggcggaagcaatgtatGAGAGtcagcaagatcctcctaagagtggtgttgatcttgtaggtgcatgataagtatgggtattgagtggttcggccagctcaagggaaaagatgaaggaattgaagtttagagcctaggattctagggagaagcaaagttgagcacaaatgggcagcataactttactcacaataaacttgcaaaatacatgagatagcctccctatttataggctatttgggacgtaaatcctaagctaatacataatgaaatgtaaaccaaatgaaatgcaaagctagaCCATGTGCCATGACTGGTCACACCTAGCCAAGTTCTAGAAGGTTTCATTCaaatgtgctttctacactaccctatctactaagtacccctattgggccttaatgcaacatatacaaggccttctctcttccatccgtggcttcatccacttgtgcttgtacatgcttagccattgatcttgtgagaggacctagacggtctagtgccacacctagacgctccatgggtagctTTCCTTCTTCACGGCCTAGACGCTCATTCCTTGGAGCTAGACGCTTTCCTTGGTCTAAACGCTCTTCATGGTGTGGGCTTTGGCTcccatggctagatgtgcttggccctcctccatcaagaAGCGGGGAACTCCACCGCaccaacgaggagttacgcCATAGATGGCGTGGCAGAGACGAACCGGAGGCTACATCCCCACCCAGGGAATTCACAACACCATTTTCACAGGCAATCTTGGAGACGGCAATTCCCAATACGTTCACAGGACCCAAAGCGACCTTCACGGGAATGGAGGATCCCGAAGCAcacctcacggcgttccacaTACAGATGTTGCTGGTAGGTGGTTCAGACGTCGTTAGGTGCAAActtttcatgagcaccctgacagggatggccatggactggttcattagcctcccagagggccacATCACGTCCTTCGCCCAACTTTCACAACTATTTAAAGAACAGTACCTAGCCAACAAAACTCCCGCCCCAGTCTCGTACGATCTTTTCGACGTCAAGCAGTTCCTAGGCGAAACCCTAAAggagtacataagccgctttggggcacaggtAGTGAAAGTAGGCACCAAGGAGGAACCCATGATTGtatacgcattcaagaagggggTGCGTCCCGGATCTTTCAGTAAAACGCTTAATCGCAGTTGCCCCAAAACCTTCGCCGAGATAAGGCGACAAGCGGTAAAACATATTGCCTCGGAAGGTGAAACGTACGAGAAATGGACAACCACTGTGCCAGCACGCCCCAAGGCACAGATACGCACGCAACCTGTTCGGGTTCACCAAGCCGTCACAGAAAGGAAACATTTTGACAGGAAACGCGCTTACGAGCCACGAAGGACCCAACCTAAGAGTCGAGTAGAGGAAGGGAGAGAAGCAAGCAAGCCGCTGAGGCACAACTTCGTGATGGAACTCAAAGATCTGATTGCGATACCCAGCATAGCCGACAGGTTGAGGCCGCCGATTAAAgctgacaaggtgctggggccTCGCAAGGAgtcatggtgcgaattccacgaagcatttgggcaccatattaacaactgtcTGGCGCttggctatcagttggatgagctcgtgaagaatggtttcctgaaggattacttgatGGAGAAACAGGCGGGACGACCGTCAGGCTCGCAACCGGGGGGTAGTGAGGGGCAGCAACACGAGGCGCCCGTCCTCGGtgaaatccacaccatagccGGTGGGTTCTCGGGTGGCGGGTGTACGGCATCGCAGCGTAAGAGGTATGCGAGATCCGTAATGTCAGTGGAAGTTTTTGAGGACCATTCgcccgatgtggacatcacgttcactaaggaagacctcagggatgttgtgtcgcatgacaacgatcccattgtgatCTCGCTCGTCACGGCAGGAAGAACGGTTCATCGGGTCTTAGTcgatcaagggagctcggcagacgtgatgttctggccgaccttCGAAAGGCTACAACTATCTACAGACCAgttgaggccatatgggggctgcttataCGGTTTTGCGGGTGATCAAGTCGAAGTCAGGGGATACATTGAGTTAAGAacaacgttcacagatgggGCCGCCTCGCgcacagagaaaatcaaataccttgtcgtgaacgccccctcagcatattatatcctattgggaaggccaacactcaataggatTGGAGTTGTACCCtccacgaggcacatgaaggtcaaattACCTTCAATGGAAGGGGTGATCGTCACAATCCGATCTGACCAAGAAGAGGCAAAGAGatgttacgaaaacagcctcaagaacaggTGATCAGTGTGCCATGTGACCACAACACCACCTCTTGGTGCGGGGAATGCGCAGGAAAGCCGACGGGCCGTGGACGCAGCGTCAGAGGGGACCGCCGAAGGCGACGTGGGTATGGATGTGGCATTGGAAGTAGCCACCAAGGGCGACGTAACCATGGAAGATGTTGAGCCGAAGCCTGAGAGCAACGCTAGAGTAGAGGAAGAGGAAAGCTTCCCGGAAGCCGCTAGGGAGTCAAGCATTGTGAGAGCATTGCTCGCTAGTGAGAGGAGGCCTCGCCCAGTTGGAGattggctcgagagggagatcggcgGCAAAACTTTTAAATTGGGGAAGACTTTAGACGGCGAGACACAGGaacagatcgccaaggtgataggcaggcatctggacgcgttcgcgtggtctgcctcggatatgccaggaatcgaccctgaTTTTTTATGTCATCGTCTAGCAATGGACCCTCAAGTCAGACCAgtccgacaaagaagaagaaaattcaatgaagaaaggagacaggcgatcagagaTGAAACGCAAAAACTCCTCGAGGCGGGCCACATCAAGGAGATACAGTATCcggaatggctcgccaatgttgtattggtaaagaagagcaatgggaaatggcgaatgtgtgtcgacttcacagatctaaataaagcctgtccaaaggattcctatcctttgccaagtatagacaCCCTAGTGCACAGCgcagcagggtgtaagttgttgagtttcttagacgcgttctcggggtacaaccaaattaagatgcaccccatggacgaggaaaaaactgccttcatgacagagaagtcgtgctattgctacaaggtgatgccttttgggctgaagaacgcgggagccacgtaccagagattgatggataaagtgcttgcacctatgcttgggaggaacgtgCTAGCTTACGTTGACGATATGGTCGTAACATCCCTGGAAAAAAACCAGCATATAgccgacttggaggagttgttcgttacGATAGCCAAATACAAACTGAAgctgaaccctgagaaatgcattttcggcgtggaagcgggaaagttcttaggttttcTCTTGACCGAAAGAGGGATCGAAgcaaaccctgacaagtgtgtggccattttggcgatgaggagccctgctacggttaaggaggtgcagcagctcacgggtcGGATGGCCACCCTGTCGCGATTTGTGTCTGCCAGTGGAGAGAGGGgtcacccatatttccagtgcttgaaaaggaacaataggtttgtctggacgaaggagtgtgaagaggctttCATAAAACTCAAAGAGTACTTGGCAAGCCCgtcggttctgtgcaaacctcaaATGGGAGCGCCCCTCAGGTTATACTTCGCCGTAACCGAGAAGGcgctgagtgcggtgctcgtccaggacCAAGATCAAATTCAGAAACCCGTTTATTTTGTCaacaaggtgttgcagggcccataagtgagatatcaggctttggagaaagcagcactggcagtagtgttttcggcgaggaggttgcgccattacttccagagttttacagtattggtgatgaccgacttacctatccagaaggttctaaagaaaccagatgtggctggaagaatggtaaaatgggcggtagagttgtcggagttcgacatcaagtatgagccccgaggaccgatcaagggacaaatcttcgctgacttcgtggtcgaaCTATCTTCTGAAACAGTGCAAAGCGCCGGAGatggttttcgttgggtgctctcagtggatgggtcctctAACCAGTTGGGCAGTGGGGCCGGGATAAttctggaaggacccaacggcgtgttgatagaacagtccctaaagtttgcctttaaagccaaCAATAACCAAGCGGaatatgaggctttgatcgctggtgtcttgttggcaaaggagatgggagcaagggtgctgttggccaagagcgattcatTGCTAATCACAGGccaagtaactggcgagttccaggctaaggatccgcagatggcagcttatctggagtatgtgcaggagttgaggaAGTCTTTTGTTTCGttcgaagtagtgcatgtgccaagagagcagaacgcccgagctgacttgctagcaaagctcgccagttcgggcaaggggggcaggcagaggaccgtcatacaagataccctgaagacacctcgagcgTTCGTGGCggaccaccaagttctccaagTCTGCAAGTCAAGGGAAGGGATGGCAAGGGGTCATAAGTCTCTatctcaggagaccttgaggacgcCAAGGGTTAGAGCGCATCTAGTGGGAGAAATAAAGATGACACAAGTTTGCGCCGTCCACGAGCCggacacatggataacgccataccagcgctacaTGGCAGATGGCGTACTCCCAATGGACCCgacggaagctaggaaggtaaaaaaGAACTCCAACAAGTTCACCctcatcgatggcgagttgtacaggtttgggttcacacaccccctTTTAGTATGTGTGTATGGAGAGaggtgcacgagaattatggccgagctccacgaagggatttGCGGGAGTCACATCGGAGGTCGAGCCTTGGCGACAAGAACcatccgtgcaggttattattggccgacaatgagggaagactgcaatagatatgcccaacgttgcaagcagtgccaggagcacgccgattggcacaaggcgcctccggAAGAATTAAAATCAATCTACAGTccctggcctttccacacatgggaaatcgatatcctgggacccttcccattggcgattaggcagatgaagtatttggttgtggcagtcaaatacttcacgaagtggattgaagcagaaccagtagcccagatcaccacgcacaaaattcagaatttcgtatggaagaatattgtgtgtcgtttcggtgtgcccaagcgtttggtatcggataacgggactcagttcgcaagtcacctgctgaagaagctgtgcgaggatGTTGGAACTCAACAGGTGTTCGCTTCTGTGGAAacacccacaaacgaatgggcaggtggagtcggctAATCGGGTTTtactaagaggtttgaagaggagattggagaaggccaaaggatcttgggctgaggaagttccccgtataatatgggcatatcataccactgaacagtcaggaacccacgaaaccccgtttagcttggtgtacgggtgcgatgcgatgatcccaattgaaatccaggaaagctcgccgagattccagaacttcgtagcaGAAGGCTCGAATGCAGAAAGGAGGATGAACTTAGATTTGTTGGATGAGGTcaaggaggaggcaagggtaaaggctgaagcaataaagagaagagtcGAGCGCAAGTACAATTCTAGGGCAAggccaagacagttcagagatggcgacttggtaatgaggaaggcccacctgtacgagatgcagaataaattgtcacccaaatggacgggaccgtttagaataactgaagcactcgggaacggcgcctaccgtttGGAAACActggagggaggggcgattcctcgcacttggaacgctactcatctcaagttttattacagttgaagcattgtaagtagcagTTAACTCGAACAGTTAAGTGAAAACAGTTTTTTCAAGGTGGCGCTCTTTTTCCCTAaaaagggttttttaatgaggccacccaataaaagaaagTTTCGAGTTTATCAAGTTTTCCCAGTTATTGAGTTTGCATGGTTAtcgttttaaattttaaaacaaaagacTTAGTCGCCCTTGTGTAATTTAGGGCAGATTCAAATCGCATgcataaagttttttaagtcctcatcgccactcggcgattagaggcacaaATTAAGTTTTTACGCCCTCATCGCCAGTTGGCGATCAGAGGTAAaggttaagttttaagtcctcatcgccacttggcgattggaggcacaagtcaagttttaagtcctcatcgccacttggcgattggaggcacaagtcaagttttaagtcctcatcgccgcttggcgattggaggcacaagtcaagttttaagtcctcatcgccgctTGGCGATTGGAGGTACAAGTCAAGttctaagtcctcatcgtcactcggcgatcggaggcacaaattgagtttttaagtcctcatcgccacctagcGATCAGGGGCACAAGTGTAAAGTTTTTAAGTTCCTATCGCCACCTGGCAATCggaggtgaaagttaagttttaagtcctactcgccaagaacgagtttaggcaagaacaaattaagaagtcctactcgccaagaacgagtataggcgaaAGTTCAGAgccaagaacgagtataggcgaaagttcagagcaagatgacaggtatgtccagtatgagttaaaatccaggcgcctagtccttgagcaggggttaagggattccttcgggacgccccctcctcaagtatgaatagctagccccggtaccagataacagttaaaatccgggcgcctagtccttgagcaggggttaagggattccttcgggacgccccctcctcaagtatgaatagctagccccggtaccagataacagttaaaatccgggcgcctagtccttgagcaggggttaagggattccttcgggacgccccctcctcaagtatgaatagctagccccggtaccagataacagttaaaatccgAGCGCCTAGTcattgagcaggggttaagggattccttcgggacgccccctcctcaagtatgaatagctagccccggtaccagataatagttaaaatccgggcgcctagtccttgagcaggggttaagggattccttcgggacgccccctcctcaagtatgaatagctagccccggtaccagataacagttaaaatctgggcgcctagtccttgagcaggggttaagggattccttcgggacgccccctcctcaagtatgaatagctagccccggtaccagataacagttaaaatccgggcgcctagtccttgagcaggggttaagggattccttcgggacgccccctcctcaagtatgaatagctagtcccggtaccagataacagttaaaatccgggcgcctagtccttgagcaggggttaagggattccttcgggacgccccctcctcaagtatgaatagctagccccggtaccagataccagttaaaatccggacgcctagtccttgagtaggggttaagggattccttcggaacgccccctcctcaagtatgaatagctagccccgataccagatgagattaaaagtcctcagtgcatccagggaaaaggtagcccctgggcaagttgaggcaccagataaattccttctcgccgtcgagcgagttcaggcaagataaagtccttctcgccgtcgagcgagttcaggccagataaagtccttctcgccgtcgagcgagttcaggccagataaagtccttctcacctcagagtgagttcaggcaagaacagagtacaagacctctttgcttaagaaaattaaggcaagtttgaaagtcctcagtgcagaaCCTGGCCAACAAAGTCTTAGGCGATGACCTGgaaatacacatgtcacttggcagatcaggcaagCGAGAATTCAGATGCTAAAAATGACTCTCGCCTActgctcagtaagtaatttcgtgTCAAATGTTATTACTATAGACTAACCGTTTGTTTAAAATAAGTTGATTGCCAGAAAATTAAGCATCAGTTTGcgctaagttaattgggttaAGTGAGAGCCCACCAAATTATCAAGTGATCGCACGACAGGTAAAAGATAAACCATGTGCATATGTTAACACGGTCCAAATAAAAGAAGTCATTACAAACAGATTCGTTGCACATAGACAGAGGTCGAATATGTAAGTATTTCAGAATGTTTCTAAACAAAACGTCAAATGAAAACGTTAATCTGAGGGTACAATTTTGTCGTCTACCACTTCATGGCAAATTGAGAACTGGGAGAGGTCCAAGTCGGGGTAAGCACAAGCGAACTGCTCCAAGGCCGCGCCGAACCCGGAAGTCAGAACGTTTGCGGCGCTGAGGTCGAGTTCTTCACtttgtttcttcagcttttCATTTTCCTCAAGCGTCTGGGCAAGCTTTGCTGCAGATTCGTTCAGCTCCTTATCCTTCTCACTCAGTTCCTTGGCTTTTTTATCCACGTCAGCTTTGATTTTACCCAGCAGATCTTCCCTCTCAATTGACTTGGCCTCAAGCTCATCCACGTAGGCCCCTTTGGCCTTGAGAGTCTCCTCAAGGTCCGTTATCTTCTCCTGTTGATGCACGAGTCTGCCCTCGAGTTCGGTGACCTCTAAGAGTTTGGCGTTGAGCTTTTGGTCTAGTTCAGCGCTGTTTTTACGTTCGCTCCGCAACTCTTCCTTCAGAGCATTTTCTAACCGCGAAAACTCCAATCCCCGCATCGTaagatgatcctgcctgttgaccggagcgctggagaatgcctcgtcaaaggatcgacgtgcgcgccgcttctcactttcgttcctcctctggatctacctcaagaacctgcaaagaaacgacacggcgccgctgcggccgatcgcactccgacgctcaagtcagtgacggtatcaccaaatactaagaactggaaccatgtaaactctctctcacaaacagctctgtcactcgcaagcgtaaagtgtatgaactgaatgcgtgtaccttagaaaatctgttaagaactcttatatacctggtggttttctctctcctggcagttaatgacctggacacgtggctcgcatccaactgtacacgtgccatcatctggaggctccctgacttggcgctgcttctactcttattttggctaagttacttatgcatggtacggcccagtgcatagctaacttaggagtgcgatctctactgaaactggcgagttagggccttcaaacaccttccctgtggtctcgtcggccgccttcataatctgcttctccttcgtcttcggcgatgtgcttattctggcgatctccgactgcctggtcgcctgagtctacatctggcgacttcatcttcaacctggcgatcgcctattctggtaaactggaaatcggaacacgccaacttaacaatcggcgaccacacgtgcctcccgacttccttcccatctgccaacctggcgccttgtcaacacgcctacactgtagcaggatgccacgtcatcacacccgtccaccagggcggtacacaagccccccagtcttaagcgaagacttgtctagcgaaaagactgaaagagcccttgtcaacaccgatctacgtggcactgacgcagaattccaagcgatcgtact harbors:
- the LOC137822130 gene encoding uncharacterized protein, with the protein product MGSFPSSRPRRSFLGARRFPWSKRSSWCGLWLPWLDVLGPPPSRSGELHRTNEELRHRWRGRDEPEATSPPREFTTPFSQAILETAIPNTFTGPKATFTGMEDPEAHLTAFHIQMLLVGGSDVVRCKLFMSTLTGMAMDWFISLPEGHITSFAQLSQLFKEQYLANKTPAPVSYDLFDVKQFLGETLKEYISRFGAQVVKVGTKEEPMIVYAFKKGVRPGSFSKTLNRSCPKTFAEIRRQAVKHIASEGETYEKWTTTVPARPKAQIRTQPVRVHQAVTERKHFDRKRAYEPRRTQPKSRVEEGREASKPLRHNFVMELKDLIAIPSIADRLRPPIKADKVLGPRKESWCEFHEAFGHHINNCLALGYQLDELVKNGFLKDYLMEKQAGRPSGSQPGGSEGQQHEAPVLGEIHTIAGGFSGGGCTASQRKRYARSVMSVEVFEDHSPDVDITFTKEDLRDVVSHDNDPIVISLVTAGRTVHRVLVDQGSSADVMFWPTFERLQLSTDQLRPYGGCLYGFAGDQVEVRGYIELRTTFTDGAASRTEKIKYLVVNAPSAYYILLGRPTLNRIGVVPSTRHMKVKLPSMEGVIVTIRSDQEEAKRCYENSLKNR
- the LOC137822131 gene encoding uncharacterized protein; translation: MRGLEFSRLENALKEELRSERKNSAELDQKLNAKLLEVTELEGRLVHQQEKITDLEETLKAKGAYVDELEAKSIEREDLLGKIKADVDKKAKELSEKDKELNESAAKLAQTLEENEKLKKQSEELDLSAANVLTSGFGAALEQFACAYPDLDLSQFSICHEVVDDKIVPSD